The following are from one region of the bacterium genome:
- a CDS encoding SPOR domain-containing protein, translated as MGDDFDLFPKRENLDPFSFGTREKKSEAELKEKGTEDLFGQEDQPPAPPPLPDLPLDLPGAEPAAVGEGLPSLEPTIPEPPPLPPPPPPPSGPVASPSDFSSDGPISEEKTFDEPVFDDSKPTPAPGKKSGRKTPSPFVFVGGALLIIIGLLFGAYTYLMKGRAPEPRAALPPVSVSVPVPSPAPVPASGPETQTEPAKPSPPESAVKSGTPPSPTPAPAPVPEPAKPEPPESEPVKPEPGTPPEPARTAAAQPSPPRVPQPGAAAVSPGDVQYSIQVGAFILQSSVLELENKLRSLGHEPFRKEGSTTVMMNMLTVGPFASVAEARSALFRLKAADVDSNVRRRADGGAIVNAGSYLLEENADSVMKKIRSLGYPVRMSKNEARLPMTFVRVGRYPDMEEASVLKDELRGKGFDAIVVKLQ; from the coding sequence ATGGGCGACGATTTTGATCTTTTTCCAAAACGGGAAAACCTGGACCCATTTTCCTTTGGAACCCGGGAGAAAAAGAGCGAAGCCGAGCTGAAAGAGAAGGGGACCGAGGATCTGTTCGGGCAGGAAGATCAACCGCCCGCCCCGCCCCCCCTTCCTGATCTGCCTCTCGATCTGCCTGGCGCGGAGCCTGCGGCTGTTGGAGAGGGTCTGCCGTCTCTGGAGCCCACCATACCGGAACCCCCACCTCTGCCGCCACCGCCGCCCCCGCCATCCGGACCCGTTGCCTCTCCATCGGACTTCTCCAGCGACGGTCCCATCTCGGAGGAAAAAACCTTCGACGAACCCGTTTTCGACGACAGTAAGCCGACACCCGCTCCAGGGAAGAAATCAGGCAGGAAAACGCCGTCCCCATTTGTTTTCGTGGGCGGCGCCCTCCTCATCATCATCGGGTTGCTCTTCGGTGCCTACACCTACCTCATGAAAGGCAGGGCGCCTGAACCCCGTGCGGCCCTCCCACCGGTGAGCGTATCTGTACCCGTACCAAGTCCCGCACCGGTTCCAGCATCCGGACCCGAGACCCAAACGGAACCGGCCAAGCCTTCCCCTCCGGAAAGCGCTGTGAAGTCCGGGACTCCTCCATCTCCCACACCCGCTCCCGCACCGGTTCCGGAACCCGCGAAGCCTGAACCGCCAGAATCCGAACCGGTGAAACCTGAGCCGGGTACCCCTCCGGAACCGGCCAGGACAGCAGCGGCACAACCTTCGCCACCTCGGGTTCCCCAGCCCGGCGCAGCCGCGGTTTCTCCAGGTGACGTCCAGTATTCCATCCAGGTCGGGGCCTTCATCCTCCAGTCCAGCGTGCTGGAACTGGAAAATAAGCTCAGATCCCTCGGGCACGAGCCGTTCCGGAAGGAAGGGTCGACGACAGTCATGATGAACATGCTGACCGTGGGGCCGTTCGCTTCTGTGGCCGAGGCCCGGAGCGCCTTGTTCCGGCTTAAGGCCGCCGACGTCGATTCAAACGTCAGGCGCAGGGCCGATGGGGGGGCCATCGTCAACGCGGGAAGCTATCTACTGGAGGAGAACGCCGACAGCGTCATGAAAAAGATCCGCTCGCTGGGATACCCGGTTCGGATGTCCAAAAACGAAGCCAGACTTCCCATGACCTTCGTCAGGGTGGGAAGGTACCCGGATATGGAGGAGGCTTCGGTGCTGAAGGATGAACTCAGGGGGAAGGGGTTCGACGCCATCGTCGTCAAACTCCAGTAG
- a CDS encoding ComEC/Rec2 family competence protein, protein MNSRIHKSLKIPLLPPACIPALILAVSLAVGCLAGRPDTGLPFHVALPAGSGAVLAALLCPNPITVAAAGLLAGSIVEGARHSREETCMGLFIPETTLRGVVTRTRPGTHGSVQVTLDVSELLTTEKIPVCFPATFSMPASMAAGSVTDGLPESGNTVTVRSALGMGVNSLMSGQGGAAHWKGESDQGGVVAAARRRLAGAIDQSESPMAGLLASMALGERWRVHSQVRDLLRRSGTYHLLAVSGVHIAAAILFPSLVLRMCCAMFGVSMVGWSRMALLVVSAGAALFYLSFTGSSPSAIRAFLFLLLFHLAAASGRQRLPLALLAWCAVLIIAFSPASQPDLALVMSVLAVTGILAASQAKGGRCEKGHWRAGAGEHGRGAGPGPWAGKAWRQAWGVVLGAAIFTMPVVAWCASGISLVGPVANFLLSIPFGLILIPWAVMLDILALCPWVDLERMVRSWETAAGFVMAAADLITSFPLSFIPLSWTGRAAATLSAVGAAWIWGRAGWGIRRGALLFLTIGCISGTIHYVDEMVRGRDLTVFFPSLGQADGSVLRVKGQTVLIDCGPPGSPGRPAPMAGALEKLGIRRVDALFISHPHPDHGGGLGEIAARWPIDRVFLAGDHRNLGDWETVLEAVPVNTPVRLLLAGDKVCLGELEFRTLGPRDGAALSADPNGGSMILLVTGDRFRGLFTGDAPWSLVAGALPGVGELDLFKVPHHGSATGFAGSGMEEVIESMRVSGNTTDSTWGGRTRFLCPSRTPGQGTLPSRKVVKWFASRGIQFIYPEYPGITLRYLKDRPTKFSRPHFGCRLPLMTP, encoded by the coding sequence ATGAACTCAAGAATCCATAAAAGTCTCAAGATCCCCCTTCTCCCTCCTGCCTGTATTCCTGCCCTGATCCTTGCCGTCAGCCTTGCCGTGGGCTGCCTGGCGGGGCGTCCGGATACCGGACTACCTTTTCACGTCGCCCTGCCTGCCGGTTCCGGAGCGGTGCTCGCGGCACTGCTGTGTCCCAACCCGATCACTGTGGCGGCGGCAGGCCTACTTGCCGGCAGCATTGTGGAAGGTGCCAGGCACTCCAGGGAGGAGACGTGCATGGGCCTGTTTATCCCGGAGACGACTCTCCGGGGTGTGGTCACCAGAACCAGGCCCGGGACCCACGGGTCGGTGCAGGTCACTCTCGATGTGAGCGAACTCCTTACCACGGAAAAGATCCCGGTGTGCTTCCCGGCGACCTTTTCCATGCCTGCATCAATGGCTGCCGGCAGCGTTACCGACGGATTACCGGAGTCGGGGAACACTGTGACCGTTCGTTCCGCTCTGGGGATGGGTGTTAACTCCCTTATGAGTGGACAGGGAGGCGCTGCGCACTGGAAGGGGGAAAGTGATCAAGGGGGGGTCGTCGCCGCCGCAAGAAGGCGTCTCGCAGGGGCGATAGACCAGAGCGAAAGCCCTATGGCCGGCCTTCTCGCCTCCATGGCCCTGGGTGAGCGCTGGCGGGTTCACAGCCAGGTCCGGGATCTTCTCAGGCGCAGCGGAACGTACCACCTCCTGGCGGTCTCCGGGGTGCACATCGCCGCGGCCATCCTGTTCCCCTCCCTTGTTCTTCGTATGTGCTGCGCCATGTTCGGAGTATCGATGGTTGGCTGGAGCAGGATGGCACTGCTTGTCGTGTCGGCGGGCGCAGCCCTTTTCTACCTGTCCTTTACCGGTTCGAGCCCCTCGGCCATCCGTGCCTTTCTTTTTCTCCTCCTGTTTCATCTGGCAGCCGCGTCCGGCCGCCAAAGGCTCCCATTAGCTCTCCTGGCCTGGTGCGCTGTTCTCATCATCGCTTTTTCCCCGGCCAGTCAGCCCGACCTGGCCCTCGTCATGTCGGTGCTGGCCGTGACCGGAATCCTGGCGGCATCACAGGCAAAAGGCGGACGTTGTGAAAAAGGGCATTGGCGCGCTGGGGCGGGTGAGCATGGACGTGGAGCAGGCCCGGGACCATGGGCAGGAAAAGCGTGGCGTCAGGCATGGGGTGTTGTACTGGGTGCTGCCATATTCACCATGCCCGTGGTGGCCTGGTGCGCCTCCGGGATCTCCCTGGTGGGTCCGGTCGCCAACTTCCTCCTGTCGATCCCCTTCGGTCTCATCCTGATCCCATGGGCTGTCATGCTTGATATCCTCGCCCTCTGCCCGTGGGTGGATCTGGAGAGGATGGTCCGTTCCTGGGAGACCGCGGCCGGGTTTGTCATGGCCGCTGCGGATCTCATCACGAGTTTCCCACTTTCCTTCATACCCCTGTCGTGGACAGGCCGGGCAGCGGCGACCTTGTCGGCAGTCGGTGCGGCGTGGATCTGGGGACGGGCAGGATGGGGAATCCGCCGGGGGGCGCTCCTCTTCCTCACAATTGGGTGTATTTCAGGAACGATACATTACGTGGACGAGATGGTGAGAGGGCGTGACCTGACCGTCTTCTTCCCTTCCCTCGGCCAGGCGGACGGGTCTGTCCTCCGGGTAAAAGGGCAGACCGTCCTCATCGACTGCGGGCCGCCGGGTTCGCCGGGCCGGCCGGCACCCATGGCAGGAGCGCTGGAAAAGCTGGGCATCAGGCGCGTGGATGCTCTTTTCATCTCGCACCCCCATCCCGACCATGGGGGAGGCCTGGGGGAGATCGCGGCCCGGTGGCCCATAGACCGTGTATTCCTGGCGGGCGACCACCGAAACCTGGGGGACTGGGAAACGGTGCTGGAAGCGGTTCCGGTAAACACCCCTGTCCGCCTTCTCCTGGCCGGGGACAAGGTCTGCCTGGGCGAGCTTGAGTTCAGAACACTGGGCCCGAGGGATGGGGCCGCCCTTTCGGCCGATCCCAACGGCGGGTCCATGATCCTGCTGGTCACCGGCGACCGATTCAGGGGGCTGTTCACCGGGGATGCTCCGTGGAGCCTGGTAGCTGGAGCTTTACCGGGGGTAGGGGAGCTTGACCTTTTCAAGGTGCCTCATCACGGGAGCGCCACCGGGTTTGCCGGGTCCGGGATGGAGGAGGTCATCGAATCGATGAGAGTCTCCGGGAACACAACGGATAGCACATGGGGCGGCCGCACACGGTTCCTTTGCCCCTCACGAACTCCGGGACAGGGGACACTGCCCTCCAGGAAAGTGGTCAAATGGTTCGCCTCCCGGGGCATCCAGTTCATTTATCCGGAATATCCTGGAATTACCCTGCGGTATCTCAAGGATCGCCCAACGAAGTTCTCACGGCCGCACTTTGGCTGCCGCCTTCCCCTTATGACTCCGTAA
- a CDS encoding diguanylate cyclase, which yields MARYKILVVDDDQFSRTFCRQILEEGDDLSVVEANQVDEALRIIAEGGIDLVISDLVMPEKTGLDLVEILRLEAPSLKVILITGHGTVESAVKAMKLGAIDYIRKPLNPAEFMIVVRRALEQIRLSEENQALKSSLKLYDVSSRISRTIEIEELYQTIFDLMIQETGATRGFLYVVDQEQGDSNIILSEGFDADDNEDLDRKLFEEYQMELTDITTPFVPGSPPLVKINCRSVSDSIQSVMFVPLRNKSDMVGMVVFFDTERLAVFGDEEMRVATFLCEQANAALENALLYSQAKILTITDDLTNVYNYRYLNNILDRELVRAQRLNSSMSVLFLDLDSFKKVNDHHGHLLGSKILIELAGLLKGAVRKVDAVARYGGDEYIVVLTDTNSKGAMIVAERIRQMVEEHTFTVSEGYPVKLTISIGVASYPEHGVSKVELLHLADEAMYRGKYGRKNIVYVATPDEKTLTGPISPPESIPDSQ from the coding sequence ATGGCCAGATACAAGATTCTGGTCGTCGACGACGACCAGTTTTCCCGCACATTCTGCCGACAGATCCTGGAAGAGGGCGATGACCTTTCTGTGGTCGAGGCTAACCAGGTCGATGAGGCGCTTCGGATCATTGCCGAAGGCGGCATCGATCTCGTCATTTCCGACCTCGTCATGCCTGAAAAGACCGGGCTCGACCTGGTTGAGATACTCCGTCTCGAGGCGCCCAGCCTCAAGGTGATCCTGATCACAGGGCACGGTACGGTTGAAAGCGCCGTCAAGGCCATGAAGCTGGGTGCCATTGATTATATCCGGAAGCCTCTTAACCCGGCGGAATTCATGATCGTTGTCCGCAGGGCCCTTGAGCAGATCCGTCTTTCCGAAGAGAACCAGGCGCTCAAGAGCAGCCTCAAGCTTTACGATGTGAGCAGCCGGATATCACGGACCATCGAGATCGAGGAACTCTACCAGACGATCTTCGATCTCATGATCCAGGAAACGGGAGCGACCAGAGGTTTCCTTTACGTGGTGGACCAGGAGCAGGGCGATTCCAACATCATCCTGTCCGAGGGGTTCGATGCTGACGACAACGAGGACCTTGACCGGAAGCTGTTCGAAGAGTACCAGATGGAACTCACCGATATCACGACCCCGTTTGTCCCCGGCAGCCCTCCGCTGGTCAAGATAAATTGCCGTTCCGTCTCGGATAGCATCCAGTCGGTCATGTTCGTTCCCCTCAGGAACAAGTCCGACATGGTAGGGATGGTGGTATTTTTTGACACCGAGCGGCTGGCGGTTTTCGGTGATGAGGAGATGAGGGTAGCGACTTTTCTCTGTGAACAGGCTAACGCCGCCCTGGAAAATGCCCTGCTTTACTCCCAGGCCAAGATCCTCACCATCACCGACGACCTCACCAACGTCTACAACTACCGTTACCTCAACAATATCCTTGACCGGGAACTGGTGCGGGCTCAGCGGCTGAACTCATCCATGTCCGTCCTGTTCCTGGATCTCGATTCGTTCAAAAAGGTCAACGATCACCACGGGCACCTTCTGGGCAGCAAGATCCTCATCGAGCTGGCCGGCCTGCTCAAGGGAGCCGTCCGAAAGGTGGACGCCGTGGCCCGGTATGGTGGCGACGAATACATTGTCGTCCTTACTGATACCAACTCCAAAGGCGCCATGATCGTGGCCGAGAGGATCCGGCAGATGGTGGAGGAGCACACCTTCACCGTGAGCGAGGGGTATCCCGTGAAGCTCACAATTTCCATCGGTGTAGCCTCCTATCCCGAACACGGGGTCAGCAAGGTGGAGCTGCTGCACCTTGCCGATGAAGCCATGTACCGCGGCAAGTACGGAAGGAAGAACATCGTTTACGTGGCGACGCCGGACGAAAAGACCCTGACTGGTCCGATCAGCCCGCCCGAGTCCATCCCAGATAGTCAATAA
- the hisS gene encoding histidine--tRNA ligase, with translation MSLLIRGIRGFRDIPAEEAFRHRYAEDRTREHFALYGYREVRLPLVESTELFARGIGEATDIVEKEMYTFEDRNGASLTLRPEGTASAVRAYLEGGWKSQGRIAKIFYTGPMFRYERPQKGRYRQFYQVGLEAVGGAGPMVDAEVIDLLHRLFVRLKVDNVKILVNSLGCSECRPAFREKLLAFIQGKTEELCANCVRRTGSNPLRVLDCKVPSCREALTGAPVILDDLCAECDDHFKRVLEALTGLDVPHEVDPGIVRGLDYYNRTAFEAVCTGLGAQNAVAAGGRYDGLAREIGGDVPGIGFAIGLERLTLVMDWEGLEEAGPDFFVASATTAARVPAMALADTLREQGFAVQTDLEDRSLKAQFRSAHRMGAARVLILGDDELAEGSVQVKDFATGEQVKVVQEKFVEGLKGPPRLSGSIK, from the coding sequence ATGAGCTTGCTGATAAGGGGTATCCGGGGGTTCAGGGATATCCCCGCTGAGGAAGCTTTTCGGCATCGCTACGCAGAGGACCGGACCAGGGAGCATTTCGCCCTTTACGGTTACAGGGAGGTCCGCCTCCCCCTGGTAGAATCCACCGAACTGTTCGCCAGAGGTATCGGTGAGGCCACCGATATCGTCGAAAAGGAGATGTACACCTTCGAGGATCGGAACGGAGCCAGCCTGACCCTCCGCCCCGAGGGGACCGCTTCGGCCGTGCGAGCCTATCTCGAGGGTGGGTGGAAGTCCCAGGGCAGAATCGCCAAGATCTTTTACACAGGGCCCATGTTCCGTTACGAACGTCCCCAGAAGGGCCGGTACAGGCAGTTCTACCAGGTCGGCCTCGAAGCTGTCGGGGGGGCCGGTCCCATGGTGGACGCCGAGGTCATCGACCTCCTTCACCGGCTTTTCGTGCGGCTCAAAGTGGACAATGTCAAGATCCTGGTCAACTCCCTTGGCTGTTCCGAATGCCGTCCGGCGTTCAGGGAAAAACTGCTCGCCTTCATCCAGGGAAAGACGGAAGAGCTTTGCGCCAACTGTGTCCGAAGGACGGGTTCCAACCCTCTCAGGGTGCTGGACTGCAAGGTCCCGTCGTGTCGTGAGGCCCTGACGGGGGCACCGGTGATCCTCGACGACCTGTGCGCTGAGTGCGACGATCATTTCAAACGCGTACTCGAGGCGCTGACCGGCCTGGACGTGCCCCACGAGGTGGACCCGGGGATCGTCAGGGGCCTCGATTACTACAACCGGACAGCTTTCGAGGCCGTGTGTACAGGCCTCGGGGCCCAGAACGCCGTGGCTGCAGGCGGTCGTTACGACGGGCTGGCCCGGGAGATCGGCGGAGACGTGCCGGGCATCGGTTTTGCCATCGGTCTGGAGAGGCTGACCCTGGTCATGGACTGGGAGGGCCTGGAAGAGGCCGGTCCCGATTTTTTCGTCGCCTCGGCCACGACAGCCGCAAGGGTCCCGGCCATGGCCCTGGCCGACACTTTGCGAGAGCAGGGGTTCGCGGTCCAGACTGACCTGGAGGACCGAAGCCTGAAGGCCCAGTTCAGAAGTGCCCACCGCATGGGCGCGGCCCGGGTCCTCATCCTCGGTGACGACGAGTTGGCTGAGGGGTCCGTGCAGGTCAAGGATTTTGCCACAGGTGAACAGGTAAAGGTGGTACAAGAAAAGTTCGTTGAAGGTCTAAAGGGGCCGCCGCGCCTCTCCGGCAGCATAAAGTAG
- a CDS encoding response regulator, whose amino-acid sequence MITSGSLKSMDLLKILKNAVAKSFTGTITLKGKTGLASITLKGGEVVFIREPRIRSRLGRYLVSRNIITEKELQGALNAQKKKGGTFLGEVLIEQGVIDKESLDQAMKNVAEESLVHLFTWEEGLFRVEEEDVPGDSIGDIDYEALAGSARQLASAVVDDWAIDEMMPKETRIKDDIREEIFTAVRRVSQKLRELKPDEVVLLVEDEMLMREMFRDKLTTFGFEVDAVESPHKALELLSQYEEDGKIPIVITDLIMPTLSGKGIFGGLELLEEIQKTHGHIPVIVNTAYPDPSIRRRALFLGATYYINKPERKDIAPDQLENQLNLFIEEVALCIQNVIQRHEVYFERDHQNILREELLSQLIQSREELQKVGEVVQRDSGDIKFLSETSAKMVRDKSLGKMAEVIVNFAAAEMDRCAILLVRKDDVTGFYGSDRRPRGEGFGGAIKGLAMSVSDSPLLRQAVEGKKVVTMENPGDQLGAVLKGVLGDPPPHHTVVLPIMVQNMAVALLYGDVVPGGPPPREIESLEILMNLASLSLEIQQQQVMIKRLKGS is encoded by the coding sequence ATGATCACATCGGGAAGTCTGAAGAGCATGGATCTGCTCAAGATCCTGAAGAATGCCGTAGCCAAGTCCTTTACCGGGACCATCACCCTCAAGGGCAAGACCGGGCTGGCCTCCATCACCCTCAAGGGAGGCGAGGTCGTCTTTATCAGGGAACCGCGGATCAGGAGCAGGCTGGGGCGGTACCTTGTCAGCCGGAACATCATCACTGAAAAGGAGCTCCAAGGCGCCTTGAACGCGCAGAAAAAGAAAGGGGGCACTTTCCTCGGGGAAGTCCTCATCGAGCAGGGCGTTATCGACAAGGAGTCGCTGGACCAGGCTATGAAAAACGTGGCCGAAGAGTCTCTGGTGCACCTTTTCACCTGGGAGGAGGGCCTGTTCCGGGTGGAGGAGGAGGATGTCCCGGGCGACTCCATAGGGGACATCGATTACGAGGCCCTTGCCGGATCGGCCAGGCAGCTGGCTTCCGCCGTGGTGGACGACTGGGCCATCGACGAGATGATGCCCAAGGAAACCCGGATAAAGGATGACATCCGGGAGGAGATCTTCACGGCCGTCCGCCGCGTCAGCCAGAAACTCCGGGAGCTCAAGCCCGACGAGGTTGTTCTTCTCGTCGAGGACGAGATGCTCATGCGCGAGATGTTCCGGGACAAGCTCACTACCTTCGGGTTCGAGGTGGACGCGGTGGAATCTCCCCACAAGGCTCTCGAATTGCTGTCACAGTACGAGGAGGACGGCAAGATACCCATCGTCATCACCGATCTCATTATGCCCACCTTGAGCGGGAAGGGGATCTTCGGGGGACTCGAGCTTCTCGAGGAGATCCAGAAGACACACGGGCACATCCCGGTCATCGTCAACACGGCCTACCCGGACCCCTCGATCCGCAGACGGGCCCTCTTTCTGGGAGCCACCTACTATATCAACAAGCCGGAACGCAAGGATATCGCCCCTGACCAGCTGGAAAACCAGCTCAACCTTTTCATCGAGGAGGTCGCCCTCTGTATCCAGAACGTGATCCAGCGCCACGAGGTCTACTTCGAACGCGATCATCAGAACATCCTGAGAGAGGAACTCCTTTCCCAGCTCATCCAGTCCCGTGAGGAGCTGCAGAAGGTGGGAGAGGTCGTCCAGAGGGACTCGGGGGACATCAAGTTCCTGTCGGAGACGAGCGCAAAGATGGTGCGGGACAAGAGCCTGGGTAAAATGGCGGAGGTCATTGTGAACTTCGCTGCTGCCGAGATGGACCGTTGCGCGATCCTGCTCGTCCGCAAGGACGACGTCACAGGGTTCTACGGCTCAGACCGGCGCCCGAGGGGGGAGGGGTTCGGCGGGGCGATCAAGGGGCTGGCCATGAGCGTGTCCGATTCCCCCCTGCTCAGGCAGGCCGTGGAAGGGAAGAAGGTTGTCACCATGGAAAACCCCGGCGATCAGCTGGGAGCTGTCCTGAAGGGTGTCCTGGGTGACCCGCCCCCCCATCACACGGTGGTTCTTCCCATCATGGTGCAGAACATGGCCGTTGCCCTGCTCTATGGTGACGTGGTCCCCGGCGGGCCGCCGCCCAGGGAGATCGAGTCCCTCGAGATCCTGATGAACCTGGCCTCCCTTTCCCTCGAGATCCAGCAGCAGCAGGTCATGATCAAGAGGTTGAAAGGGAGTTAG